The following proteins are encoded in a genomic region of Corylus avellana chromosome ca4, CavTom2PMs-1.0:
- the LOC132178473 gene encoding BAHD acyltransferase At5g47980-like, translating to MEIKVEIIKRETIKPSSPTPNHLRCFDLCLIDQLQPASYISLLLFYSNNTVDPSLPHVKSAEISYTLKASLSQTLARFYPLAGKVKDNVSIDCNDDGADFLEAQVNCRLSDILEQPQRKILRQFLPKEIESSLVLVQATFFCCGGMAIGVRVSRRLADASTATLFIQAWAGTALGSGDPAALPEFGVASSRLPPRKELSATPPAKQTVNDETIVTRRYVFDASKIGALKAKAAGGSIPQPTRVEAVSALIWKCARTVSRPSKLVQIMNIRKRVAPPFPETSFGNLMCLFVAKTGDRETELDGLVIELRKGIEAFTQNYASKFQGDETFSVFGESYKEIDSLYAESVHFIGFSSWCRFPLYEADFGWGKPTWVSVGDLVHKNFVVLVDTRDGGGIEAWVTLSEQDMALFERNKELLEFAALNPSVER from the coding sequence ATGGAGATTAAAGTTGAGATAATCAAGAGAGAGACAATAAAACCTTCCTCTCCAACCCCAAATCATCTTAGATGCTTCGATCTCTGCCTTATAGATCAGCTGCAGCCTGCATCTTACATATCATTGCTTCTATTCTACTCTAATAACACCGTCGACCCTTCTCTTCCCCATGTCAAATCTGCAGAAATATCTTATACGCTCAAGGCATCATTATCTCAAACTCTGGCTCGCTTCTACCCGCTTGCTGGGAAAGTCAAAGACAATGTCTCAATCGATTGTAACGACGATGGAGCTGATTTTCTCGAAGCCCAAGTCAACTGCCGTCTCTCAGACATTCTCGAACAGCCTCAACGGAAAATTCTGCGCCAATTTCTTCCTAAAGAGATTGAATCCAGTCTGGTGCTAGTTCAGGCTACCTTCTTTTGTTGCGGAGGAATGGCCATTGGGGTCCGCGTTTCCCGCAGGTTAGCCGACGCATCCACGGCTACTCTGTTCATCCAAGCCTGGGCCGGCACGGCCCTTGGGTCTGGTGATCCGGCGGCGCTACCGGAATTTGGCGTGGCATCATCTCGCTTACCACCGAGAAAAGAGCTCTCCGCCACGCCGCCGGCCAAGCAAACGGTGAATGATGAGACGATTGTTACAAGGAGATATGTGTTTGATGCATCAAAGATTGGTGCTCTCAAGGCTAAAGCCGCCGGCGGTAGCATTCCGCAGCCCACGCGCGTCGAAGCCGTGTCAGCCCTCATTTGGAAATGTGCAAGGACCGTCTCACGGCCGTCGAAGCTGGTCCAAATAATGAACATCCGCAAAAGGGTAGCGCCGCCATTCCCTGAAACTTCTTTTGGGAAtctcatgtgtttgtttgtGGCGAAAACGGGGGACAGAGAGACAGAGCTGGACGGCTTGGTTATTGAGCTGAGGAAAGGGATAGAAGCCTTTACTCAAAATTATGCATCAAAATTTCAAGGCGACGAGACCTTCTCTGTGTTTGGTGAGTCTTATAAAGAGATTGATAGCCTTTACGCAGAGAGTGTTCACTTCATTGGCTTCTCCAGTTGGTGCAGATTTCCGCTGTATGAAGCTGATTTCGGGTGGGGAAAGCCCACGTGGGTAAGTGTTGGTGATTTGGTGCACAAGAATTTCGTTGTACTGGTGGATACGAGAGATGGCGGCGGAATTGAAGCTTGGGTGACTCTTAGCGAACAAGATATGGCGTTATTTGAACGTAACAAAGAGCTGCTTGAATTTGCAGCCTTGAATCCAAGTGTTGAACGATAA